Proteins found in one Acipenser ruthenus chromosome 18, fAciRut3.2 maternal haplotype, whole genome shotgun sequence genomic segment:
- the LOC117413511 gene encoding armadillo-like helical domain-containing protein 4, which produces MVSPAALCVCLLAWGLGLGSTTPVPERGAAPCSPTSFQGETSSPVTGLELASPADKGNETGERREEKKCLRSTAASPPAPILGTGFGVLSRNPLQSVLVVSTPEESEQPGTVQLRSGNPSLSAVELTALPGDVARIPSSPSPVAMGTTNRTPLVNQTPEREGAAQHGLELLSGSKNAKRRAGGEKGERGKGDGVTEKLPAPGRSTIAGPARGIDGGMTESRLLSWGQRLNIKAGGAPSEVVGGNQAWGLNPTGLGTASIPSSIMEAATTGAVKPSAVTASQHPLMRGPVEPNWGTARQAGAVQQGADSTQRGGEMEDGIRASPEHPGKTEEEEEEGPGDRESDRELLPKPRKTGKSERLRGGTAERHKERAGLAEEVPGARDTQTDGVQRGWKSEESRAGLRNSTLLKIQPTPDETKSSQTGSAVRPQYPGVSGVKDTWHSQGFLGEPGISLTHSPEGGLISSSAPSPNPTVSHPGTGGPTLQEADSSALYSVTESHQTSAAELLSSSTQDPLTAAETATHSSREPTVAENEGTTVTLPPEGAPLPSEPFVSVPREGTPLVSESTITVPPEDILSQSPDSVPLEEILPPSPDSVPLEEILPPSPDSVPPEDILPPSPDSVPPEEILPPSPDSVPPEEILSPSPDSVPPEEILSQSPDSVPLEEILPPSPDSVPPEEILPPSPDSVPPEEILSPSPDSVPLEEILPPSPDSVPPEEILSPSPDSVPPEEILSQSPDSVPPEEILSQSPDSVPPEEILSPSPDSVPPEEILPPSPDSVPPEEILPQSPDSVPPEEILPPSPDSVPPEEILPPSPDSVPPEEILSPSPDSVPPEGAPLVPGWSDAADDLDEVPPLLSETLPPGIFNISETPPPGPLKSSETPPHGTFRNPKTALSGTFGNPETPPSRIFTSETPPLTTRLPPTSVTMATSLMWPPAEAGLDDLEKLESEEDREDNVSEDEDEEEEEESPDSDEAESVEESEPPEVSTTTPSHSHTPFHLPEGSEWAQRNQGLVRSWVEKIRDKAGYVSGMLAPVGIGIVGALFILGALYSIKVMHRKRRSGFKRQRRKHGEMSNRQDRVMLLADSSEDEF; this is translated from the exons ATGGTCTCCCctgcagctctgtgtgtctgcctgcttgCCTGGGGCCTGGGGCTGGGCTCTACCACTCCAGTCCCGGAGAGGGGAGCAGCCCCATGTTCCCCCACATCCTTCCAGGGAGAGACGAGCAGCCCAGTGACAGGACTTGAACTGGCCTCTCCTGCAGACAAAGGGAACGAAACAggagaaaggagggaggagaaaaAATGCCTAAGGAGCACTGCTGCCTCGCCCCCTGCTCCCATACTGGGAACAGGATTTGGGGTGCTGTCACGGAATCCCCTGCAGTCAGTCCTTGTTGTCAGCACCCCCGAGGAGTCTGAGCAGCCCGGGACAGTGCAGCTCCGCTCTGGGAACCCAAGCCTAAGTGCTGTAGAACTGACAGCGTTGCCTGGAGACGTTGCTAGGATACCGTCCTCCCCTAGCCCCGTTGCCATGGGCACCACAAACCGCACCCCATTGGTCAATCAGACTCCAGAAAGAGAGGGGGCGGCTCAACACGGTCTGGAGCTCCTTTCTGGAAGCAAAAATGCAAAGAGAAGGGCGggtggagagaagggagagaggggaaaggggGATGGAGTCACAGAGAAGCTGCCAGCCCCAGGAAGGAGCACAATAGCGGGGCCTGCAAGAGGGATAGATGGGGGGATGACTGAAAGCAGACTTTTGTCTTGGGGGCAGCGTCTCAATATAAAGGCTGGAGGGGCCCCTAGTGAGGTTGTTGGAGGCAACCAGGCTTGGGGGTTGAATCCTACAGGGTTAGGCACAGCCTCGATACCTTCTAGTATCATGGAAGCAGCAACCACAGGGGCAGTGAAACCCAGTGCAGTGACTGCATCACAGCACCCCCTGATGAGAGGGCCAGTGGAACCCAACTGGGGCACAGCTAGACAGGCTGGAGCAGTCCAGCAGGGGGCAGACTCCACACAGCGAGGGGGTGAGATGGAAGATGGAATCCGAGCAAGTCCGGAACATCCTGGGAagacagaagaggaggaggaggagggaccaGGAGATCGGGAATCGGACAGGGAATTGCTTCCGAAACCCAGGAAGACTGGGAAGAGTGAGAGGCTCAGGGGTGGAACAGCAGAACGGCACAAGGAGAGAGCTGGGTTAGCAGAGGAAGTCCCGGGTGCGAGAGATACCCAAACCGACGGTGTGCAAAGGGGCTGGAAATCAGAAGAGAGCAGGGCTGGACTGAGGAACTCAACGCTGCTGAAGATACAGCCCACACCAGACGAGACCAAGTCATCTCAGACAGGCAGCGCAGTGCGACCCCAGTACCCGGGGGTATCGGGTGTAAAGGATACCTGGCATTCTCAAGGGTTCCTCGGGGAGCCTGGGATCAGCCTGACACACAGTCCCGAGGGGGGGCTAATATCCAGCTCTGCTCCCTCCCCCAACCCCACCGTGTCACATCCCGGGACAGGGGGCCCCACACTGCAGGAGGCAG ATTCCTCTGCTCTGTACAGCGTGACAGAGTCTCACCAGACCTCAGCAGCAGAACTCCTCTCCAGTTCCACACAGGATCCCCTGACTGCAGCGGAGACAGCCACTCACTCCTCAAGAGAACCTACTGTAGCAGAAAATGAGGGGACGACTGTCACTCTACCCCCCGAAGGGGCCCCGCTGCCATCAGAACCCTTCGTCTCAGTACCCCGTGAAGGGACCCCACTTGTATCAGAGTCAACCATCACTGTACCCCCTGAAGATATCTTATCACAGTCACCTGACTCTGTACCCCTTGAAGAGATCTTACCACCATCACCTGACTCTGTACCCCTTGAAGAGATCTTACCACCATCACCTGACTCTGTACCCCCTGAAGATATCTTACCACCATCACCTGACTCTGTACCCCCTGAAGAGATCTTACCACCATCACCTGACTCTGTACCCCCTGAAGAGATCTTATCACCATCACCTGACTCTGTACCCCCTGAAGAGATCTTATCACAGTCACCTGACTCTGTACCCCTTGAAGAGATCTTACCACCATCACCTGACTCTGTACCCCCTGAAGAGATCTTACCACCATCACCTGACTCTGTACCCCCTGAAGAGATCTTATCACCATCACCTGACTCTGTACCCCTTGAAGAGATCTTACCACCATCACCTGACTCTGTACCCCCTGAAGAGATCTTATCACCATCACCTGACTCTGTACCCCCTGAAGAGATCTTATCACAGTCACCTGACTCTGTACCCCCTGAAGAGATCTTATCACAGTCACCTGACTCTGTACCCCCTGAAGAGATCTTATCACCATCACCTGACTCTGTACCCCCTGAAGAGATCTTACCACCATCACCTGACTCTGTACCCCCTGAAGAGATCTTACCACAGTCACCTGACTCTGTACCCCCTGAAGAGATCTTACCACCATCTCCTGACTCTGTACCCCCTGAAGAGATCTTACCACCATCACCTGACTCTGTACCCCCTGAAGAGATCTTATCACCATCACCTGACTCTGTACCCCCTGAGGGAGCCCCACTGGTTCCAGGCTGGTCAGACGCTGCAG ATGATCTAGATGAAGTCCCTCCCCTTCTCTCCGAAACCCTGCCTCCCGGAATCTTTAACATTTCAGAAACCCCGCCCCCCGGACCCTTGAAAAGTTCAGAAACCCCGCCTCATGGAACGTTCAGAAATCCCAAAACTGCACTCTCTGGAACATTTGGAAATCCCGAAACCCCGCCCTCCAGAATCTTCACATCAGAAACCCCGCCCCTGACAACCAGACTGCCCCCGACGTCTGTCACTATGGCAACCAGCCTGATGTGGCCGCCCGCCGAGGCTGGGCTGGATGATCTGGAGAAACTGGAGTCTGAAG agGATCGAGAAGATAATGTCAGTGAGGATgaagacgaggaggaggaggaggagtcccCCGACTCTGATGAAGCTGAGAGTGTGGAGGAGAGTGAGCCCCCGGAGGTCTCCACGACCACCCCCTCGCACAGCCACACCCCCTTCCATCTGCCAGAGGGGTCCGAGTGGGCACAGCGAAACCAGGGGCTGg tgcGAAGCTGGGTGGAGAAAATTCGAGATAAG gccGGCTATGTCTCGGGGATGCTGGCTCCAGTGGGGATCGGTATCGTGGGTGCTCTGTTCATCCTGGGCGCGCTCTACAGCATCAAGGTGATGCACCGCAAGAGGAGGAGCGGCTTCAAGAGGCAGCGGCGGAAG CACGGGGAGATGAGCAACAGGCAGGACCGCGTGATGCTATTGGCCGACAGCTCAGAGGACGAGTTCTAA
- the LOC117421985 gene encoding actin-related protein 10-like, translating into MPLFEGLGTGGEKTAVVIDLGTAYTKCGFAGESGPRCIIPSEIQRTGQAVKVVQHNINTEELYSNLKEFIHMLYFRHLLVNPRDRRVVIIESVLCPSHFRDTLTRVLFKHFEVPSVLFAPSHLMALLTLGIDSALVLDCGYTETLALPVYEGIPVLSAWEALPLGGKVIHKELESLLIEQCTVDTDSSTGQSLPSVMGSIPEEILEDIKVRTCFVSDLQRGLQIQQAKFNLEGTAQRPAPPPDVDYPLDGEKILHIKGALRDSVIEMLFEQDNEEKSVATLILDSLVKCPIDTRKALSENLVVIGGTAMLPGFLHRILAEMRALLERPKYRQALSTKTLRLHSPPAKPNCTAWLGGAIFGALQDILGSRSVSREYYSQTGRIPDWCCLTSPPPEIIYDAGKTPPPLMKRAFSTEK; encoded by the exons ATGCCCCTCTTCGAGGGACTGGGAACCGGTGGGGAGAAGACAGCTGTGGTTATCGACCTGGGAACAGCCTACACAAA ATGTGGCTTCGCTGGAGAGTCTGGCCCGCGGTGCATCATCCCCAGTGAGATCCAGAGGACAGGACAG GCTGTCAAAGTGGTCCAGCACAACATCAACACAGAGGAGCTGTACTCCAACCTGAAGGAGTTCATCCACATGCTGTACTTCAG ACACCTGCTGGTGAACCCCCGGGATCGGCGTGTAGTGATTATTGAGTCTGTTCTGTGCCCCTCTCACTTCAGAGACACCCTCACCAGAGTCCTGTTCAAGCACTTCGAG GTCCCCTCTGTGCTCTTCGCTCCCAGTCACCTGATGGCTCTCCTCACACTGGGCATCGACTCTGCACTGGTACTGGACTGTGGCTACACAGAGACACTGGCACTGCCT GTATATGAGGGGATCCCTGTCCTGTCTGCCTGGGAGGCGCTGCCCCTGGGAGGGAAGGTCATCCACAA GGAGCTGGAGAGCCTGCTGATTGAGCAGTGTACCGTCGACACAGATTCCTCCACGGGACAGAGCCTGCCCTCCGTCATGG GCTCCATTCCAGAAGAAATCCTTGAAGATATTAAAG TGCGCACGTGCTTCGTCAGTGATCTGCAGAGAGGACTCCAGATCCAACAGGCCAAGTTCAACCTGGAGGGCACCGCGCAG CGCCCGGCCCCGCCCCCTGATGTGGATTACCCTCTCGACGGGGAAAAGATCCTGCACATCAAGGGAGCGCTCAG AGACTCTGTTATTGAGATGCTGTTTGAACAGGACAATGAGGAGAAATCTGTCGCTACGTTAATCCTGGACTCGCTCGTCAAG tgccCGATAGACACTCGGAAGGCCCTCTCTGAGAACCTGGTTGTTATCGGAGGCACGGCCATGCTGCCCGGGTTCCTGCACAGGATCCTGGCTGAGATGAGAGCCCTGCTGGAGAGGCCCAAGTACCGGCAGGCTCTGTCCACCAAGACCCTCCGCCTGCACAGCCCCCCCGCCAAGCCCAACTGCACCGCCTGGCTCGGAG GTGCGATCTTCGGGGCTCTGCAGGATATCCTGGGCAGCCGCTCGGTGTCGCGGGAGTATTACAGTCAGACGGGCCGCATCCCTGACTGGTGCTGcctgacctccccccctcccGAGATCATTTACGATGCAGGCAAGACTCCACCCCCGCTCATGAAGAGAGCCTTCTCCACTGAGAAATGA